The Streptomyces sp. NBC_01255 genome window below encodes:
- a CDS encoding SCO4848 family membrane protein, with translation MKLSRRVSWFLLAFGVWSWFIWVTFVKNLWNDGSGLAFDDAGDPTAYFWVHLLLAVTSFVLGTVIGVLGLRGVRAARRDTGHSS, from the coding sequence ATGAAGCTCAGCCGTCGCGTCTCCTGGTTCCTGCTCGCGTTCGGGGTGTGGAGCTGGTTCATCTGGGTCACCTTCGTCAAAAACCTGTGGAACGACGGGAGCGGCCTCGCCTTCGACGACGCGGGTGACCCGACGGCCTATTTCTGGGTTCACCTGCTGCTCGCCGTCACGTCCTTTGTCTTGGGGACGGTGATCGGTGTGCTCGGGTTGCGTGGAGTGCGTGCCGCGCGTCGCGACACCGGTCACAGCTCCTAG
- a CDS encoding D-alanyl-D-alanine carboxypeptidase family protein produces MSASKKTAWAVAAAVLLPFVIAAPAAHADEGKDAKDKQPKPPATMSAVGGALLGKPGTQVRLGAGAPVLPKDLSARSWIVADAESGEVLAAHNAHWRLAPASTLKMLFADTVLPKLGKTQNHLVTNQDLAGLGSGSSLVGVKEKQTYSVRDLWLGVFLRSGNDAVHVLSAMNGGIPKTVKDMNARAAELQALDTYVVSPDGYDAPRQVSSAYDLTLIARSGMQNEDFREYAATPRAAFPGELKPGKKRETFEIQNTNRLLTGDFGVAPYQGIAGVKNGNTTHAGSTFTGVAERGGKVLLVTVMNPSSKEQHAVYKETARLLDWGFAAAGKVTPVGELVPPTSARTGTGSGTGPDSGSGTGSSDGGTAPAPGKNAPDASASAAASSEKSGGVGIALSVAGGALVLLAGAVFLVNRRWPPAGSGSRRRRSRAPLDPDVNP; encoded by the coding sequence GTGTCTGCTTCGAAGAAGACCGCTTGGGCGGTCGCCGCTGCCGTACTCCTGCCGTTCGTCATCGCCGCACCCGCGGCCCACGCGGACGAAGGGAAGGACGCGAAGGACAAGCAGCCCAAACCGCCCGCCACCATGTCCGCGGTCGGCGGCGCGCTGCTCGGCAAGCCCGGTACCCAGGTCCGGCTGGGGGCCGGTGCCCCCGTGCTGCCGAAGGATCTGTCCGCCCGGTCCTGGATCGTCGCGGACGCGGAGAGCGGCGAGGTCCTCGCCGCGCACAACGCGCACTGGCGGCTCGCTCCGGCGTCCACGCTGAAGATGCTCTTCGCGGACACCGTGCTGCCGAAGCTCGGCAAGACGCAGAACCATCTGGTCACCAACCAGGACCTGGCCGGGCTCGGCTCCGGGTCCAGCCTGGTGGGCGTCAAGGAGAAGCAGACCTACAGCGTCCGCGACCTGTGGCTCGGGGTCTTCCTCCGCTCCGGCAACGACGCCGTCCACGTCCTGTCGGCCATGAACGGCGGCATCCCGAAGACCGTGAAGGACATGAACGCCCGCGCGGCCGAGCTCCAGGCGCTCGACACGTACGTGGTCTCCCCGGACGGTTACGACGCCCCGCGCCAGGTCTCGTCCGCGTACGACCTGACACTCATCGCCCGCAGCGGCATGCAGAACGAGGACTTCCGCGAGTACGCCGCCACGCCCCGCGCCGCCTTCCCCGGCGAGCTGAAGCCGGGCAAGAAGCGCGAGACATTCGAGATCCAGAACACCAACCGGCTGCTGACCGGTGACTTCGGCGTCGCCCCGTACCAGGGGATCGCGGGGGTGAAGAACGGCAACACCACCCATGCCGGATCCACCTTCACGGGCGTCGCGGAGCGGGGTGGGAAGGTGCTGCTCGTCACCGTGATGAACCCGTCGTCGAAGGAGCAGCACGCGGTCTACAAGGAGACCGCCCGGCTGCTCGACTGGGGCTTCGCCGCGGCCGGGAAGGTGACCCCGGTGGGCGAGCTGGTGCCGCCCACGTCGGCCCGTACGGGCACGGGGTCGGGAACGGGGCCGGATTCCGGGTCGGGCACCGGGAGTTCGGACGGCGGCACGGCGCCCGCGCCCGGGAAGAACGCTCCGGACGCGTCGGCGAGCGCCGCCGCCTCCTCGGAGAAGTCCGGCGGCGTCGGGATCGCGCTGAGCGTGGCGGGCGGGGCGCTCGTCCTGCTCGCCGGCGCCGTGTTCCTCGTCAACCGGCGCTGGCCGCCGGCCGGTTCGGGGTCGCGGCGTCGTCGCTCGCGGGCTCCGCTGGATCCGGACGTGAACCCGTAG
- a CDS encoding YihY/virulence factor BrkB family protein, translated as MDWLTKLPVIGPVATRLMRTHAWRSYETLDEVHWSRLAAAITFLSFLALFPLITVAAAIGAALLSTEQLDKIEEKISDQVPGISDQLDIDGLVANAGTVGLIAGALLLVTGISWIGSMRECLRVVWGLDDTEEGNPVVRKGKDALVLLGLGGVAVCSLAASWLGSTAVGWSADRVGISGDGAGGYLLQAAAVLVAVAADFLMLLYVLTLLPGVHPPRRRLVVAALIGAVGFELLKLLLGGYMKGVAGKSMYGAFGTPIALMLWINFTAKLLLFSSAWTATGSRPDPAEPASDDAATPNRPAASAG; from the coding sequence ATGGACTGGCTGACCAAGCTCCCCGTCATCGGCCCCGTGGCCACCCGCCTCATGCGGACCCACGCCTGGCGCTCGTACGAGACCCTCGACGAGGTCCACTGGAGCCGGCTCGCCGCCGCGATCACCTTCCTCTCCTTCCTCGCGCTCTTCCCGCTGATCACGGTCGCCGCCGCGATCGGCGCCGCGCTGCTCTCCACGGAACAGCTCGACAAGATCGAGGAGAAGATCTCCGACCAGGTACCCGGCATCTCCGACCAGCTCGACATCGACGGCCTCGTCGCCAACGCCGGCACCGTCGGACTCATCGCCGGCGCCCTCCTGCTCGTCACCGGCATCAGCTGGATCGGCTCCATGAGGGAGTGCCTGCGGGTCGTGTGGGGGCTCGACGACACCGAGGAGGGCAACCCCGTCGTGCGCAAGGGCAAGGACGCGCTCGTGCTCCTCGGCCTCGGCGGCGTCGCGGTCTGCTCGCTCGCCGCGTCCTGGCTCGGCTCCACCGCCGTCGGCTGGAGCGCCGACCGGGTCGGCATCTCCGGCGACGGGGCGGGCGGCTACCTGCTCCAGGCGGCCGCCGTCCTCGTCGCCGTCGCCGCCGACTTCCTGATGCTGCTCTACGTCCTGACGCTGCTGCCCGGCGTCCACCCGCCCCGCCGCCGGCTCGTGGTGGCGGCGCTCATCGGCGCCGTCGGCTTCGAGCTGCTCAAGCTGCTGCTCGGCGGCTACATGAAGGGGGTCGCGGGGAAGTCGATGTACGGGGCGTTCGGCACACCGATCGCCCTGATGCTGTGGATCAACTTCACCGCGAAACTGCTGCTGTTCTCCTCGGCCTGGACGGCTACGGGTTCACGTCCGGATCCAGCGGAGCCCGCGAGCGACGACGCCGCGACCCCGAACCGGCCGGCGGCCAGCGCCGGTTGA
- a CDS encoding decaprenylphospho-beta-D-erythro-pentofuranosid-2-ulose 2-reductase — translation MKDAFGTPQSLLVLGGTSTIGLATARRMIARGVRTVWLAGRPSPVLTAAADSLRALGTDVRTVPFDALDTESHEERLGKIFTEGPIDVVLLAFGVLGDQAHDEADPVAAVRVAQTNYTGAVSAGLVCAGALQAQGHGSLVVLSSVAGERARRGDFIYGSSKAGLDVFAQGLGDALYGTGVHVMVVRPGSARSTAAAGRARTRARLSATPEAVATAIELGLRRRSETVWVPGTLRMVMAAVRHVPRPLFRLLPV, via the coding sequence ATGAAGGACGCCTTCGGCACCCCGCAGTCCCTGCTCGTCCTCGGCGGCACCTCCACGATCGGGCTCGCGACCGCGCGCCGGATGATCGCCCGCGGCGTCCGTACGGTGTGGCTGGCCGGGCGGCCCTCCCCCGTGCTCACCGCGGCCGCGGACTCGCTCCGCGCGCTCGGCACGGACGTGCGCACCGTCCCCTTCGACGCGCTCGACACCGAGTCGCACGAGGAGCGGCTCGGCAAGATCTTCACGGAGGGGCCCATCGACGTGGTGCTGCTCGCCTTCGGGGTCCTCGGCGACCAGGCGCACGACGAGGCCGACCCCGTCGCCGCCGTGCGGGTCGCGCAGACCAACTACACGGGCGCCGTCTCGGCCGGTCTGGTGTGCGCGGGCGCGCTCCAGGCGCAGGGGCACGGCTCGCTGGTGGTGCTCTCCTCGGTGGCGGGCGAGCGGGCCCGGCGCGGTGACTTCATCTACGGCTCGTCGAAGGCGGGGCTCGACGTCTTCGCCCAGGGCCTCGGGGACGCGCTGTACGGCACGGGCGTGCACGTCATGGTCGTCCGGCCCGGGTCCGCGCGGTCGACGGCGGCGGCAGGGCGCGCGAGGACGCGGGCCCGGCTCTCTGCGACCCCCGAGGCGGTCGCTACCGCGATCGAGCTGGGGCTGCGGCGCCGCTCGGAGACGGTGTGGGTGCCGGGGACGCTGCGGATGGTGATGGCGGCGGTACGGCACGTGCCGAGGCCGCTCTTCCGCCTCCTGCCCGTGTGA
- a CDS encoding 2'-5' RNA ligase family protein, protein MGTVTLGVSIAVPEPYGSLLQERRAGFGDPAAHGIPTHVTLVPPTEVAEERLPEIEAHLAGVAAEYEPFPVRLKGTGTFRPLSPVVFVKLEDGVPLCNRLQHQIRDEAGPLARELQFPYHPHVTVAHAISEEGMDRAFEELAGYEAAWTCRSFALYEQGPDGVWRKLYDYEFGSGRPISAVPTQGGSPVDTPTVTPAG, encoded by the coding sequence GTGGGGACCGTAACGCTCGGCGTTTCGATCGCGGTCCCGGAGCCCTACGGCAGCCTGCTCCAGGAGCGGCGCGCTGGCTTCGGGGATCCCGCCGCGCACGGCATCCCCACGCACGTCACCCTCGTCCCGCCGACCGAGGTCGCGGAGGAGCGGCTCCCGGAGATCGAGGCGCACCTCGCCGGGGTCGCCGCCGAGTACGAGCCGTTCCCCGTCCGTCTGAAGGGCACCGGGACGTTCCGCCCGCTGTCCCCGGTCGTCTTCGTGAAGCTCGAGGACGGCGTCCCCCTCTGCAACCGGCTCCAGCACCAGATCCGGGACGAGGCGGGGCCGCTCGCGCGCGAGCTCCAGTTCCCGTACCACCCGCACGTCACCGTGGCGCACGCCATCTCCGAGGAGGGGATGGACCGGGCGTTCGAGGAGCTCGCCGGATACGAGGCGGCCTGGACGTGCCGCTCGTTCGCGCTGTACGAGCAGGGCCCGGACGGCGTGTGGCGGAAGCTGTACGACTACGAGTTCGGCAGCGGCCGGCCGATCTCGGCCGTCCCGACCCAGGGCGGCAGCCCGGTCGACACGCCGACCGTCACCCCCGCCGGCTGA
- the trpS gene encoding tryptophan--tRNA ligase encodes MASDRPRALSGIQPTAGSFHLGNYLGAVRQYVALQESHDAFYMVVDLHAITVPQDPAELRANTRLAAAQLLAAGLDPDRCTLFVQSHVPEHAQLGWVMNCLTGFGEASRMTQFKDKSAKQGADRATVGLFTYPILQVADILLYQANEVPVGEDQRQHIELTRDLAERFNGRFGDTFTVPKPYIVKETGKIYDLQDPTIKMSKSASTPKGLINLLDEPKVTAKKVKSAVTDTDTVIRFDAENKPGVSNLLTILSTLSGTSIADLEKSYEGKMYGALKTDLAEVMVDFVTPFRARTQEYLDDPETLDSVLAKGAEKARAVAAETLAQTYDRMGFLPAKH; translated from the coding sequence ATGGCCTCTGATCGTCCTCGCGCGCTCTCCGGAATCCAGCCCACGGCGGGCTCGTTCCACCTCGGCAACTACCTCGGTGCGGTCCGTCAGTACGTCGCACTCCAGGAGTCCCACGACGCCTTCTACATGGTCGTCGACCTGCACGCCATCACGGTTCCGCAGGACCCCGCCGAGCTGCGGGCGAACACCCGCCTCGCCGCCGCGCAGCTGCTCGCCGCCGGCCTCGACCCGGACCGCTGCACGCTGTTCGTCCAGAGCCACGTCCCCGAGCACGCGCAGCTCGGCTGGGTCATGAACTGCCTCACCGGCTTCGGCGAGGCCTCCCGCATGACGCAGTTCAAGGACAAGTCCGCGAAGCAGGGCGCCGACCGCGCCACCGTCGGCCTCTTCACGTACCCGATCCTCCAGGTCGCGGACATCCTGCTCTACCAGGCCAACGAGGTCCCGGTCGGCGAGGACCAGCGCCAGCACATCGAGCTGACGCGCGACCTCGCGGAGCGCTTCAACGGCCGCTTCGGCGACACCTTCACCGTCCCCAAGCCGTACATCGTCAAGGAGACCGGGAAGATCTACGACCTCCAGGACCCGACGATCAAGATGAGCAAGTCGGCGTCCACGCCGAAGGGCCTGATCAACCTCCTGGACGAGCCGAAGGTCACCGCGAAGAAGGTCAAGAGCGCGGTCACCGACACGGACACCGTGATCCGCTTCGACGCGGAGAACAAGCCGGGCGTCTCCAACCTCCTCACCATCCTGTCCACCCTCTCCGGGACGAGCATCGCCGACCTGGAGAAGAGCTACGAGGGCAAGATGTACGGCGCGCTGAAGACGGACCTGGCCGAGGTCATGGTGGACTTCGTCACGCCGTTCCGGGCCCGCACCCAGGAATACCTGGACGACCCGGAGACGCTGGACTCGGTCCTGGCCAAGGGCGCGGAGAAGGCCCGCGCGGTCGCCGCCGAGACGCTGGCGCAGACCTACGACCGGATGGGCTTCCTGCCCGCCAAGCACTGA
- a CDS encoding RNA polymerase sigma factor, with amino-acid sequence MRTREGTREGGLVDDEAVVIARVRAGEPEAYAELVRAHTAVALRAAVACGAGPEAEDVVQQAFFKAYRSLGRFKEGAAFRPWLLRIVVNETRNTVRSAGRQRAVAGREADLLGGEPRIPESADPAVAAEERERSRRLLDALDGLAEDHRQVVIHRYLLELDEAETAEALGWPRGTVKSRLSRALKKLGLVLEGLVREGGEERG; translated from the coding sequence GTGAGGACGCGGGAGGGGACCCGGGAGGGGGGCCTGGTCGACGACGAGGCCGTGGTGATCGCACGGGTGCGCGCCGGAGAGCCGGAGGCGTACGCGGAGCTGGTCCGCGCGCATACGGCGGTGGCGCTGAGGGCGGCCGTGGCGTGCGGCGCGGGCCCGGAGGCCGAGGACGTGGTGCAGCAGGCGTTCTTCAAGGCGTACCGGTCGCTGGGGCGGTTCAAGGAGGGCGCGGCGTTCCGGCCGTGGCTGCTGCGGATCGTCGTCAATGAGACCAGGAACACAGTGCGCTCGGCGGGTCGGCAGCGGGCCGTCGCGGGCCGGGAGGCGGACCTGCTCGGGGGCGAGCCGCGGATACCGGAGTCGGCGGATCCGGCGGTCGCCGCGGAGGAGCGGGAGCGGAGCCGGCGGCTCCTCGACGCCCTGGACGGTCTCGCCGAGGACCACCGGCAGGTGGTGATCCACCGCTATCTGCTCGAGCTGGACGAGGCGGAGACGGCCGAGGCGCTGGGCTGGCCGAGGGGGACGGTGAAGTCCCGGCTGAGCCGGGCGCTGAAGAAGCTGGGACTGGTGCTGGAGGGACTCGTGCGGGAGGGAGGTGAGGAGCGTGGCTGA